ATCATCTGGTAACAGGGCAACCAGGAGGATGTAGTAGATTAGTAAATTAAATGGAGGGTAGGAATTCCATTCTACCTTGCCATGTATCAGCCCTTTCTTCCCTGCTTTACTTAGGACTTCAACATGCAGTTTATCATTTACAGGAGGCTCCTCACACACGAACTCAAATTCATCCTCCCATCTTGGATCCCTATTCTTCTTGATGACCTAGTGCAGGGGATGAAGAGTAAATAAAGAGATAGATATCTCATGGCCATTCcatgaagatacaaaaataattTGTTTCCATAATACCTTTGTTTTCTTCTCCTCGCCTTTGAAAATTATTTTTGCATATGGGTTTGTATGGTGCTTCCCCTCAAGATCTTGGGCTTCATGAACAATAACATTAAGCAAGCCACCACCAGCTGGAGTACCATCTGGAGCTTTCTCTATCACATCAGCACCCTCTGTATCTTCTTTCTCCATATCTTCTTCCTTGAAAGGCTTGTATGTGAGCTCTAGAGTAAGCTCACCACGAGACTTCTCATTTTGTACATCATTTGGGTCCATGGTCTTAAGCAAGTTGAGGGTAGTAACTTTAGTCTCCTCTGGTGGGAGTTCTCTAAGTGGGATCATGTTCATTCCCATCTTTTCATGTTTCCCAACCTataaataacaaaaaaaaagcaTATTGTTTGGTAATTATGTTGGCAGAAAAAACTACAGCAGTATTTAATATAGGAATGGAAGCGATGCCTGTTCCCAGTCGAAGACATTAACTTCAAGAGCCTGGTTTTCTGGATCTGTCACAACAAATTTGAATTCTTCATTCCACTCTGGATTGAGATTGCTGCGCTTTACAGTTGTCTTCTTGGATGGAAGTTTATTATCTGACATCTTAAGTTTCACATATGGGTCAGATTTACCCAGCAGATCCTTCTTCCGCAGATTTTGGGCTCTCACAACCTTCACAAGCAGAATTCCAACGGGCCTTTTTGATGCTCTGGGAATATGAAAACCATTTACTCCTTTCTCATCAGATACAGGTTTTGATGTACATAACGAAAATAGAAGAGGTACTAAAAATTTACTTTGAGGGATCCATTATAGGTACTTCTAGCGTCTTCGGCCACAAATACATGCTTGCTACTTGTTTCTTGATGGTCTCCTGTAAATGCAGGAAAGGTATCATTACAAAAATGAGTTAACTGTACTGAAACGAGTGAATTAGATACCATACGTCACATCCACTGTAAAGAGCAAACTAGACACTACAGAAGAATAACACTTAAAGTTTAAATCCAGGTGACCAACCATCAAAGTATAGAAATGCTGCTTTCGGTACACAAATATGCATGTGTTTAAAGAAATGCAGGTCAATAACAGGAACAGGCCAGACAATCATATTGAAAGTATGGTGCGACAATTAAAAGGGAAATAATAATCTATTCATAATTTCTTTTCAAAATGAAACCATTCATGACAGTGCCACAAAAACCATTTACTATGTTCAGAAAACATAATGGAACTTCAACATTGCTCACAACAAAGTGTAGAATATGAACAAACTTCCATATGAGAATGTTTGAAACAGGAGTCAGGAATAAATGAACAAAATGAGAGGGAAATAATAAtatattcatcatttctttttAAAACGAAACTATTAATGACAGTGCAACAAAAACCATTAGTATGTTCAGAAAGCTTAATGGAACTTTAACATTTAGCTCACATGAGAATGTTTGAAACAATAGTCACAAATACCTGAACAAATCTGTAAAGACCAGGAATAGCCATTACATCTGCTCCAAGAAGTTTTAGCCCAAAGTCAACATGTGGCTGCAAAACCAATCACAATTAGCAAACAAATGGTGGACCAGGATTATTCAAGAGAACACCAGAATAATTCAAACGAATAATCAGTTGCCATACCTTCTCCATGAGCGAGACAAGGATTTTTGCAAAGCAGGGAAATGTAGGCACCAATGGCTTCAGAGTAATACGAGGTGATGCAAAGACTTGTAGATCCACAATCTGAAATAACTCAAAAAAGCATATTTCAGTTGGCTCGACTCAACTCAACAAATGATTAAGTGAATAGCAATTACAAATCCAGCTTATGACCAAATATTTCATACCTGGATAGTAGCTTTCAAACCGTAGGCTTTTACAACAACAGTAATATTTGGGTTTGCAGCCCATTTAAGAGATGGTTCCATCATCAGCTCTTGCTCCTCTGTGACATAGGCTTTCATCCCTGGGAGGAAAAAGCATGGATTGCTTCAAAATACATATTTGCAACAGCATTTTAAAATTAGCATCACATATAGGCAAACTTAACATAAGCTTGTGTACAGAGTTCGCTATGTTATACATGGGAAAGTATATGTATAACTTCACCAGTTGTACATAGCCAAGCAAAAGGTGTGGTGAACTGGTGATTATGACTTATCACTAAGGAATGAAACATTCAATCCTAAACTcaatatgctcaatatatagcAGCGCATCTAGAACACAGTTGTATCAGTGGCTCCACATGACCACATCTCATATCATCAGTAATAAAAAGTTTTGAGCCACAATTAAGGTTGTTAAAATCATAATCTTGAATCGGATTGGAATTCCAATGGTAGGATTGCAAATCATAAGATCATAACAATTAGAACCATGAGATCGTAGATTCTACTTGCATAATCGTAGCATCAAGTTGATAAACTAACAACGCAAAGTCATAAAATCAAGCCATAGAATCACGATTTTAACAACTATGGCCACAGCTATTTTACCAATCAGGGTTGATTTGACTACTCACGAGCCTATAAATGGTAACTCAAGATACCAGGAAAAAAGATGGAAGCAACATAAAAGACGCATGACTGCTTGCAGTGAAGTCATGTACAATATGTGGCATCTAATAAATATTATAGTTCAAAGTAAGGCCTAAAAACCATGTGAAATACATGTGCATGCTTAAGGGAAACATAAGAATGCAACACTGCTGACCTTGAAAGGTGGGTGGTAAGCTACCCAAAGTAAGTGTTTCAAACTCAACGGAGTCTATCTTATACTTTGCAGTATTCTCAGCAATAATTGGCTTCGCGATATCCTGTGCAGTTCTGCAGATAGCCTACAGGATAAAAACAAAACACAAAGCATGGCAAATTCAGTGTCAACCAGAGATAATGATCTTGTGCTGTCTCAGAGCAAATGACAAGATAAGAGTACCTTGTTAAGATAAGGCCACATCAACTCCAAGAACCTGTTCAGCCAGTCAATCTAGAGACAAGGAAGAAAATGAGAATCTAAAATCACTAATACGATTAAGATAGTTTCTGGCTAGTTCATCGAAGGAGCATACTCTATCATAGTCAGGATTCTTGACCCACAAAGGAATTTCAGGAAGGATGCCCTCCAAGGATTTTGAATCATATTCCACAAGCGGGCGAACCTTGACATCCTGACAGAAAAGTAGGGAGAAAGAAAATCATTCCGTGAAAAAAACAGATGGCATATTGCATTCAGCATATTAAACCACTTGACTTAAATCCTTGCAAGTATTACGTAAACCAAACTGCAAAATATAAAGAAAACACTCTAAACTAAACACCGCGCAAAGAAGTAAAGAGTCATATGTTTCTCCAGGTCTGCATTTCCTTCATGAAATGGCCCTTACCTGGGTGTGTGCAACATGTGCCATCACCAAGCAACACATTAAGTTAGGAGGTAAACAGAAACACCATGGTAACCCCCGCCCATCACCAAGCAACACATTAAGTTAGGAGGTAAACAGAAACACCATGGTAACCCCCGCCCCCTTGCCCCAAGAGTGCTCAATCAGTATGAAAGGCAAATTGCAGACGCATATGTAGAGGTCTATAGCATACATCACAACTAAACAACATAATACTCGTGGCTTATGTCAACGCTGATCAGACTGTAATAATAATGTGATACACAACAGAAAAAGTAAATGTATTCAACAATGGCCAGCTCGTATTTGTTGTCTTAACTTCAGGATCTCAAGTTGTCTACAGATCACTCAAAAAATAATTTGGAAACATATTAGCAAAACAGTTGTCAACAATCCAACTATTCGTTATACAGCAGTGAAGAGAAATTATATACAGTAAGAAAGACAGAAGAGCAAAAGGAAAGTACCCACCTTGACATCGGTTGGCTGTACGTAGATGAAGAGGAAGTAACCAATAACAATGCCAGCCGAGAACCCAAAgccaaacccagagaaaccaagCACTGTGCTGATTACACCCATCTTGGGTTCCTTCCAAAACCTTCAGACCAAATGCCAGCTTTCAACCAAAAGTTGCAAAACGAACATAAAAAGGGATATAATCAATCAAAATTTGAACTCACGGAAAAACtataaaccaaaaaaaaaaatcactctGCTAAATTGCCAGGAAACAACTAGAGTGGCCTGACCTTCTAGGCACTAGCACAAACCACAAAGATCCTATTCAATTTACTGCACAACAATAAATCAACACCAAGATCATAAATCCTTAGTCAAAAACATTTATATGAATTATCCTCAGCATGAAAAGGCAATTTCCCACATTAGAAACTCGAGGGACCCATCAATTAAGGTTCTCACTAACCTACAAAGGTAATGCTTTTGACCACGTCACAAAAGAATAGCATCTAAAGTGTTTAAAAATTTAGTAAAAGCGACAGGCAGGTAGCTGGTAATAAAACGATAACAACAGAGCATGCACAAGTGCACAATTAATGCCAATTGGTTCGATAACACAACTATAATAAGGACCTTGGGCCAAGAATAATACTTGTAACTTTCAAGCCGATCATGCTGGGTTTTAGAATAATGTGTAGTGGCACCACGTTACTGTATGCTATTAAATATTAGTTGAGTAGACAAAAAGTGGATACGAAAAGTGGAGCAAAAGAAAATTAAGGGTGGCACACGGCGTCTTTAATAGTTGCCCTTGCTTGCGGGTTGGTTGGTGCTTTAATCTTTGCTTTTGGGGGAGATTTTAGATTGGATCAAATCAAGAGTGTTGGTCTGGGggaacaaagatatgagtgtGTGTTCAGGCGAAAAATCAATATAACTGAAAGAAGTACTTTTAGGCTCAAACAAAATGCGAGTAGGtttcagaaagaaaaaaaaataaagtccAGCTGAAGGAACGGAAACATGAATCAGGATTACAATATTCTTTTATGTGGGTTGTGAATTTAAGAATTATTACAGGTCATGCACTCCTCAAACAGAAAATTCGTACTACTAAGGGAAAAAATCGTTTGAATGGACAACGAAGCAGTGGTAGCCCATACATTTGATCATGCTTATCCTGGCTAAATATGGTTGATCCACTGACTTAAGAATCAAATCATAGTGCCTCTGAAAACCAAAATAAACAAATGAATTGCACCGCTTAACATACAAACCACAGGCTTGGTAACCCCATCGACCCATCAGAGGTCGAGACCCGAACGACGGAGAAACCCGGATCACACCAAACGCTGAGGGTGGGGAACCGAGACGAACCAGCGAGGCAGGCCGCAGGCGTACGTCGGGGCGGGGCagtgcggcgcggcgcggcgaggcTTGCTAATACTACCTCGATGCGGAAGGCGAGTCCATGGAACGCTCGGGGGGGTCGGCGCTCCGGGCGGCGGCGGAGAAATTTGATTCGGCCGGCGGGGCGGAGGAATCGAATGGGTTTGGGCCTTTGGGGTTGGGGGAGGGGAGGATCAGAGGATTGGCTCGGGCGCTTCGCCTGTCGGCACGTCGCTACTCACGCGCACGGCGGCCGCGATCCAAGGTGGGGTTAACAATAATCCGTGGGGCGCAAATGCTATAATTAAGGTCACTAAACTAGCGCGCACTGGCCCGTTCACGCGTGGTTCGTGACGCTGACGTGCGGGCCAGGGGTACCTGTGGTGTGATTTCCCGTTCCCTTGGACCGTTGCTGTGTCTGCCTCTGCTCTGCTTGCATTTCCCGTTCCCATGGACCGTAACGCATCCATCGTTCATCTGCCAGTCAAATCAAGGCGTTACTCCGTCGCGCACTGGCCTCTACACACAGCACGCTGACAACGCATGGCCAGTTGGCCACTCGTCTCGCCGCCTCGCGCAGCAGGGACAGGGACAACGTGGGTTGTCGTGGACGAAGAAGAGTCTTGAGGTTTTCCTTCCCAACGGAATTAACGCTCTCCTTGTTGATCACCTCTGCCCGCTGCGTGGCGTCCGCATCGGATGCTTAGCGTGTCCGCATCGCTTCATGCGAGACAAATAACTGGGCCTCGCTGTCTACCTCCCTTGAATCATGCAGAGAGAACACGTTCGTGCCATTCGTCCAGTGTCGGCAGGGTAGGGCCAGTCTTGGGAAATGACGTCGGATTTGAACTACCGGATAGAAATTCAGGATAAGAACTTGTTTAATGAGGGGCTAATTAGCCACTTAAAATTAGTCTTACAttggctggtctgaaacttggctgaaattggctgaaaaatactgtttcggctgaattgttgtgagagaaaaatactgttccgactgaaaaaagaagccgaaccagccgaatatggggtaagccgaacagggccattgtATCTAAACGCAAGGGTTAACAAGGAATTAACTTATATTTCAACCAAGAAATACTAATATTTAATAATATATAACATGTCCACTAGCCATTTTAGTCCATCAAATCGACTCGCGATTACGGTCACGCCACATGTATTGGTATGATTCATTGCACACACGCACATCGTCACAGAACTTTCCATGTAGCCCACCAGCATGGAGCTGGAGTCACGTTATCTCTGGTGTGAATCACTCGATATTTTACACCTTTTCTTGTCGATCAAAAATAAAGAAACTAAAGACCTCCGAAGATTCtataattttttatttatatagatACTATAAAAAATTAAAGACAACCTATTTTGTTTGGAATTGGTATTTTATAGTTCTAAAATTAAAATTCTTCATAAAATGTTATATTTAAGGTTTCACTTAAGCTATTTTTCCTATCGATCCAAAATAAAGAACCTAAAGATCTCGAAATCTTGTGATCTTTTGAGTAGATACTAAAACATCAAGTGTGACTCATTTTGCTTCTATCTAGCATCATAGTGTTTGTAGTTTTGATCAAAATTTTCTCGGTATTATATTTGAGTTTGCGGTTAAGTTATTTAGCACCAAAGCTAATTCAAAAAATCCATATAAGTTCTTGGTTTAGATAATGGATTTTTTCATGTAATTTCCTAGCATATATGCTCAAGTGAAATCCAAAGTTCCTTAACAAAGCACATGCTCAAAATTAGGTTCTAACGTGAAATCGGATTTAAAAACGTCCAAAACAAACTTAAAATTTTGGTTTTAGTGATGGACAAGTTATTTACTTCTTAGGGGAACAAAAAGTTCGAAACAAATTTTGGTCCAAAAGGGtttcaaattttgaataaaaaaaatcatcactTAGACTACTGAACTAACTCTGAAAGTGAGGTTGACTTTGACATATTGGCAGACCACATTCTCCAATTTTTGCTTAACAACAAACTCTAATGCCAACATCGAAAATGTATCTTATACATAGCCACATAGGAGAACAATAACAGAGTGAACACTTTAAAGTTTGAGTACATTTTCTTAGTCAAATATGAGTTCGAATACAGCCAacgacacaggatttatactggttcagtcaataagtaaatatttatagttttaccgtgcgttgtgatcggatgtgacctaacacttaatgacacatgatttataatggttcaggcaataggccctacgtccagttgaggtcggttggtggctttattcctaagcccattGTGCCGTGGAGGCGGGCTAAGTGAATACGGGCGCCCAACCTCCATGGGGAGGACTGACGAAGGCCGTGGAGGTGTGCCAGAGGGATATTGGCGCCCAGCCTTGAGGAGGAGACTCGCTGGTAATCCATTTTTCgtcgggtgcgcgcgagcgcacccggtgggtgtagcccccgagcctacggccGACTGGGGCGTCGGTcggaggctgagcatcttggtactcGTTTTTAGGGCTACGGACTCTTGTGTCTCTTCCGGTCGGGGTGTTCGCCCGTGTCCGTTCCGACCGCAACCTGTGCGGTAAGTCGGGT
Above is a genomic segment from Miscanthus floridulus cultivar M001 chromosome 3, ASM1932011v1, whole genome shotgun sequence containing:
- the LOC136542210 gene encoding synaptotagmin-1-like, giving the protein MGVISTVLGFSGFGFGFSAGIVIGYFLFIYVQPTDVKDVKVRPLVEYDSKSLEGILPEIPLWVKNPDYDRIDWLNRFLELMWPYLNKAICRTAQDIAKPIIAENTAKYKIDSVEFETLTLGSLPPTFQGMKAYVTEEQELMMEPSLKWAANPNITVVVKAYGLKATIQIVDLQVFASPRITLKPLVPTFPCFAKILVSLMEKPHVDFGLKLLGADVMAIPGLYRFVQETIKKQVASMYLWPKTLEVPIMDPSKASKRPVGILLVKVVRAQNLRKKDLLGKSDPYVKLKMSDNKLPSKKTTVKRSNLNPEWNEEFKFVVTDPENQALEVNVFDWEQVGKHEKMGMNMIPLRELPPEETKVTTLNLLKTMDPNDVQNEKSRGELTLELTYKPFKEEDMEKEDTEGADVIEKAPDGTPAGGGLLNVIVHEAQDLEGKHHTNPYAKIIFKGEEKKTKVIKKNRDPRWEDEFEFVCEEPPVNDKLHVEVLSKAGKKGLIHGKETLGYIDISLADVISNKRINEKYHLIDSKNGQIQIELQWRTS